The DNA region GCGGGGCAGAGTGAAGGTCTCGCTAAAGCAAGGCGGACAAAGTATACTGGTAAATGCAGGGGAAACCGTTACCTTGCAAGCACGGCAGTTGCAACTGAGTGAGACAGGAGATTCTGATGAGTTCAGACAATATACAAAGAATATACGCTTCAAGGACGAATGCCTGGAAGATATTCTGCGAGTGGTAAATGCCGAGGCTTCCGCTTTGCAGATACGGACTGCATCACCGGTTCTGAGTAAACGGAAGCTGACCATTGAATTTGAGAATAATTCCCCCGAAACAGTAGCGGAACTTATTTGCTGGGCGCTGAGTTTGAAATGTTCACGTGAAGGTGATAAACTGATTTTATCCGAATGATAACTTAACTATATAAATCATGAAACTTCATCGTTTCTTCATAAATTTTCTGAGCCTGCTTCTCATTACCTGTGGTATGAGGGCGGACGGAGGAGATGTGTTGGAACGTATTATCCGGTTACCCGGGATGAAAGGAACGGTATATTCCCTGTTGAGCAAAGTGTCGGAACAATCCGGCTATTTTTTTGTATATGACAGTAAGGTGGTGAACAATGACGTCGAAATCAAGACAAAAAAGAAAAACTGTACGGTCCGGCAGGCCATCTATGAAATTGTAGGCGACCGGACATTAGAACTGAAAGTGATAGGAAATCACATCTTGATTCTGCCTCCTGCGGAGAAGGTCGTACGGAAGCGGAAAGTCTCGGAAGAGGCACCCTTGCCAACCTATTTCACCATTACCGGCCTTTTGCGGGATAAAGAAACGGGTGATCCCATTGTGAGTGCGTCGGTCATTCTTCAAGGAACTTCAATAGGTAATATTACAAATAAGAACGGGGAGTTCAGGCTTAACCTGCCTGACTCCCTGAAAAATGGCAAGCTTTCTTTTTCCCATTTAGGATATGTTGCACAAAGTATTGAAGCATCTACGCTGATTGGCCGGGACAATGTGTTGAGCTTGGAACCTAAAATTGTTCCTTTGCAAGAAGTGTTGATACGGTTGGTGGAACCCAAGAAACTATTGCGTGAAATGGTAAATCAACGCGGGGAAAACTATTCATTGAATCCCGCTTATCTAACTACGTTCTATCGGGAGGGGGTACAGTTGAAAAATAAATTCCAGAGCTTGACGGAAGCTGTTTTCAAAGTTTATAAATCTTCTTTGCCGGAGATTAACGTATCCGATCAGGTGAAGCTGCTAAAGATGAGTAAGATTGATAACCGGGAGAGTACAGACAGTCTGGTTGCTAAGATCAGGGCCGGTATTCAGGCTTGTTTGCAGTTGGATATAATGAAAGACCTGCCGGATTTTCTGTCGGTTGATGCGGAAGATAATCCGTATATGTATACCTCCGGTGACATTACATTCATAGATGACCGTTGCGTCAATGTGGTTTATTTTGAGCAGAAGCGGAGTGTCAGGTCGCCTCTTTATTGTGGGGCGTTGTATATTGACTCTGAGAACAGCGCTTTGGTGCAGGCCCGCATTGAGATAAATCCCAAGTATATCAAGGAGGCTACACGTATCTTTGTTGTCAGGCAGGCGCCAAAGATAAATCTGACGACACAGAAGGTGGTATATACTATTTCGTATAAACCGTGGAAAGGTACTTATTATATCCATCATATCCGTGGTGACCTGTACTTCAAGATGAAGCGGAAACGTTTTTTCTTTAGCAACCCTACTTTGCATACTTGGTTCGAGATGGTGACTTGTCTGGTGGATACGGAGAATGTAACCCGCTTCTCCCGAGCTGAAAGATTGCCTCCCCGTACCGTACTTGCAGATGAAGAGTTTAAGTATGATGAACATTTCTGGGAGGACTTCAACGTTATTCCACTGGAGGAAGAACTCAGCAGAATTATAGAGAAAGTAGCGTTAAAGATAGAAAAAATAGATCATCAGGAGGAATAAGATAATCCGGATAATTGTAATTTTGCAGTCGGAATCAATAAGTATTAGTAGAAAGATGGAATTGCCTAAAGACCCGATGATGCTTTTCAGCTTCATCAATACGAAATTGCGTGATTGTTATTCTTCATTGGATGAACTCTGTGATGATATGAATGTCAATAAAGAGATGATTGTAGGACTGTTGCAGTCAGCCGGATTTGAATATAGCGCAGAACATAATAAGTTCTGGTAATCTGCAGATAGATTATTTTTTCTTCCGGTGCTCTTTCTTCAGATAGAAGTTGAATCCGGCATATATTTGCAACGTCCCGAATCCATTGTTCAGGGAGAAGTTATCCCGGTAATAATCGTATGTCCTGCCCAGAAAGGAAGTACCTACAAAATATTTGCTGTTATTGTATACGACGCCCGCCCGTAATATAAAATCAATATTGAAGTTCTTGTACCAGTCGCTGGGCTCTTCTGTATCTTTCTCTATGCGCGACGTCTTATAAGCAACAGCTGGACTTAGCGACAGGCATGCTAGGCAGTTACGGGCAAATACCCAGTTGTAGGCGTATCCAAAGTTGAGGCTGATATTGGTATATTTTATGTGTCTGACCTTCATTCCGGGATTCATTGTTTCCTGAATGATTTCGGGTAGTTTGGTATAATCAAACTTCAAATTATGTGTAGATACGGAAAGGCCGGCTATAAGTGTACCTGCATTCCGACGTTGGTTGGTGGACTGGCTGAAAGCTGCCGGATAAGAGAAATGCCGGTTATTGAAGATATAATATAAGTTGAATCCTTTCATATTTACTTTCAGACCGTTGAAGTCTTCTGAGTAATTAGAAGGAACACGGTCGGAAAAGCCTGTTACTTTATGGATTTTGTAATCGTTACCTGTGCGACGATAGAAAATATCCACCCCTAACTTAGAACTGTAAAGGCTGAGGTCAAATTCTGTCCCTCTGTTTTTCCCGCTTTTCTTTCCAAGGAGCCCGTCCGTATCTACTGACCATCCTAAAAATATCCAGCGCCAACCAAAGTAAGCCCCTATCTTGTTGCGAGGGTTGGGAGTGAAGCGGAGCCGTTGGGGCTCGGGGGCGGCGGTACCTACGGAATAATATTCGTAGTTTGTGAAATGATCGAGCATCAAGGCATAGTTGTATCGGTTGGGGCTTATATAAGTTGTGTCGAAGTCATTGAAGTTGAGGAATTTCTTTATAGCTTTCATGAAGGCCTCCTGATGCTTTTCGGTACTAAGGCTATCGTGTGCGGTAGAACTTTCCTCTTCGTTTTGCGCAAACAAAGAGAAGGGTAACAATATCCACAGGCAGAATATAAGTCTTTTCAGCATCAATCTTATTTCTTAATTAATAGTTCGAGTCTCTATGCTATAAACAACGCAAAAAGAAAAAATGCAATTGTTCAATTTGCGAATTTAACAGTTCTTTTGCATATATCCAATAATATGGAGGGATTTAGTACAACTCTTGGTTTCCCGGCATGAAACTATGAGTTTCAAGCAATGAAACCAAGTATTTTTAAAAGATGCGTAAAGTTAATGCAACCATGCTAAAAATCAAATAGTTATAAAACATATTTTTTAGTAAGGTCGGAAAAGAAAGCAAAGAAAAGCATATTTGGAAGGGATTTACGTTACCAAATCGTAACTCACCTCCAAAAGCTTTCAAATGGGGTTTAATTGATTAATTTTCAATTAATTGCCTACTTTTGCATAACTTCAAATAGCTCAACAGTAATTAAATTTGTAACTAAAAAAAGTTGAGTTATGAGAAGTACATTCAAAGTGTTATTTTACACAAAGAACCAGTCAGTGAAAAACGGTAAGGCACCTGTGATGGGCCGTATCACCATTAACGGAACCCAGGCAGGTTTCAGTTGTAAGAAAGAAGTATCCCTTACGTTGTGGGACGCCAAAGCCAACCGGGCAAAAGGTAAATCCGAAGAAGCCCGTACTCTCAATCAGGAACTTGATAATATCAGGGCCCAGATTACCAAGCATTATCAATACATTTGCGACCATGACAGTTTTGTCACGGCTAAGAAGGTCTATAACCGTTACGTCGGTTTTGGTGAGGACTATCACACGCTTATGGCACTTTTCAAAGAGCAACTTGAATCGTATAAGGAAAAGATAGGTAAAGGAAAGGCGGAAAGCACTTACCGTGGACTGGTTGCCGACTATAAAAGCCTCCTGCTTTTCATGAAAACCCAAAAGGACATCGAAGATATAGCTATTGATGAACTTGAAAAACCGTTCATTGAGGATTATTACACATGGATGCTCGGAACAGCAGGAAATGCAAACGCTACGGCTTTTAGCCGTGTCAACACTCTGAAATGGTTATTGTACATCGCACAGGAAAGAGGTTGGATAAGAGTCCATCCGTTTGTATCTTTCGAATGTGTACCCGAATACAAAAGACGTTCTTTTCTTTCCGAAGAGGAACTGCAAAGAATAATTCATGTAGAACTGAAATACAAGCGTCAGCGTGCCATGCGCGATATGTTCCTATTCATGTGCTTCACCGGTCTTGCCTATGCCGACCTGAAAGCCATAACCTATGACAATATCCATACCGATTCCGATGGCGGCACATGGCTGATGGGAAACCGTATAAAGACAGGAGTTGCATACGTCGTAAAATTATTGCCGATTGCTATCGAACTGATTGAAAAATACAGAGGTGTGGATGAAAAGAAAGATTCCCCCGATTGTGTTTTCCCGGTAGGTGAATATAACACTATGTTCCTCAGTCTCAAAATCATAGGCAAGAAATGCGATTGCCGAACTGAAGTCACCCCACATATCGGACGCCACACGTTTGCTGTTTTGGCCATCCTCAAAGGGATGCCGCTGGAAACCCTGCAAAAGGTTTTAGGGCATAATTCCATTCTCTCCACCCAGATATATGCCGAACTTATTAACCCGAAAGTCGGTGAGGATACAGACAAGCTGTGCGAGAGAATCGGCCACATTTACAAACTTGCCATGTAGCATGACAATAAAGAGGAACGTCCCCCAAGCCATAGCCCGGAGGACGTTTCTTTTCTCTCTTTATTTCCTGAATCGTCTGAAATCCCTGTAGTTCTTTCTCAGCACTTCATACAATCCACTTTCCGGATAAAGCAGTTTCCCACCGATAGTGGTATAGGGTACCGCCTTTTCATCTCTCAGCGTCTGCAACGTGCGCCGTGAGATGTGCAGCATGGCGCATACATCGTCCCCGGTCAGGTAATGTTCATCCGCAATCGTCGGGCGTATTCGTGCTGTGGCATCCTCCACCGCTTTTCCCGTTCTCCTGATCCATCCGGTCAAATCCTTAAACTCTTCCGAATCTTTTGTGATAATCTCTGCCATACCTTTATTTTCTTCTGGTTAGTCCACTTTCCAGAATCTCCTGAATATCCACTTCCCGGTAGAAGAACTTTCCTCCTACATTTGAGTAAGGGATAAGTCCGTTATCCCGATAGTTTTGCAGGCATCTTTTCGATATGCCCAATGCCAGACATACGTCCTGCGCATCCATTCATTTGTCCGGTGCGGACGGGGCAATCTTTTTTTGAAAGTCACCCATTTGTGCGGCCAGTGTACTGACCAGCTTTCTCAGCTCTTGATACGCGCTTGTTTCAATAATCGTCAGTTCCATACTAAAATCATTTTTAAGTTTCTGAATATGCGGCAAAATAAGGCACATCTTACATACCTTCCAAACCGCCGAAATCAAAGTCACCCGTTGGCGTGCATTGGCCTGATAAAACAAAAGCCCGTCCCTGCATCCACGCAGCAACGGGCCTTCCATCCTTTTACTTGTCTTTTGTTATTCTACATCTTTCTGCCTTTACTCTTTTTCGGTATTTCTTTTTCAACCTTCATTTTTGAAATGGCATCTTCTTTCTGCCGTGTATCGGGAAAATGCTCATACAACAGTTTTCCGGCCAGTTTCTTCGCCTTCTCCTGCATCTCGTCATACACATCCCATCTGTCCCGACTCAGCAGCTTGTTTTCAATTCTTTCAAATTTCTCATGAAAACTGAAATTGTCCGGATACTCGTCTATCAGTCCGTCCCTCGGATAACCCTTGTCCATGATATACAGCAATGTCATCCGGTCATAGTTATCCATGCTCCGAGCTAAACCAAGCCCCTTCTCATTATCCGTCAGCCGGGCATAATTCTCCCATGTGGGTGAAAGATCATACTCCTCTTTGTCCGTAACACTTTTCAAAGCCGATTTATCCAGAAAGGCATCTGCCGGAATCTTCTCCATTGGTAGCAGACTGTCATAATTATCATAACAGCGGTTTATTTTCCCCGCCATCAGCGAAGGCCATCCCCGAAGCTCATATACCGTCAGCGACTTGCCTTCAAAGTCCGGCTCAAAGAAACGCCTCTCGATATTCGCCTCCATAAAGGCTCCATATTGGTGGTTTCCCTTATAATCCCGGCTGAAAAGCAATACCCCCTTGTCTGTTTCAACACCCGTATAAAATTTGTTCCCGTGTTCCAAGTCATCCAACATATCCGCCACCGCTACGGGTGATGACTTTATTTCTTTCCACATTTTCGGCGTGAGCCAGCGGGTATAAGTCTCATCCTTCGAAAACGGGTCTATTTCATTTCACAGGCAATACACTACTTCCGACAGACGTTGGTATCTCTGTAAAATGATCCCATGCTCGTCCATCGCCTTTTCCAGCCTTTTCAGGTAATCCTCATTGTTTCCTTCCTGCAAGGGAGGTACGATACCCATATCGGGCACATTATAATACATCAGGCCCATAGCCGGCATTTCCTCGCTTTTCAATGCCTTTTCCACATCCTTCTGCATGAACTCTTGAAAACCTACCTCACCCGTACCTTTCATGCTGATATGTACGGGATTGAAAAATTTGTCCACAGTTATATATACGCTGCCACCTTTTATCGTTCCGTTCTGTTCATTTTCCATATATTAAAGAATTAAATGTTTATACCCTGTCCTTTCTTTTTAAACGGTATCCTTGTTTTCACTTCCGTCTCCGGGAACCTTGCATTATCCGGTCGTGTAACCAGCAGCGAGACAATCCGTTCCTGCTCCTTTGAGAGTGGCGCACGCATCAGTTGCAAGTTTCTCAGCCGGTTAAAGTTTCTCAGTGTAGGTGCCATGTCGCACCGTTTCGTACAAATCCCGTATCGGAGTATATCCGGCGAAGCTGTCTTGCAGTCCCCGATTTCCGCCCGAAATTCCGCATCCAACGGTGCCACCTCATGGAACCTCAATTCCTCCGGCTTTCGTTTCCCGTCGAAAAAGTATCCGGTCAAATCGTTCAGAAACTCTTCCAATGCCTTGTCCCCTTTGTCCGTTTTTCCCAGTAGCAACACCTTCTGTCCGTATTCTACTGCCGTACAAGTAGGAAAAACGGCCAGTCCGTTCCTTATCACGTCCCCGTTCATTCCGAAACGGTGCCCCAACCGCTTGTAGTCATCATTCTCCAATAAGACCGTATGTTCCGCCGATGATGACAGTTGTACGATACCCCTTTCCTCACAGAATGCCGCATCCCGCAGTCTTACCACACCCGAAGGATGAATCCTTTCCCGTTCCAATACCGGCGTGAGCCGTTCCAGATAATTCGCATTATCCGTTCCGAGTATGGGGGGAATCAGACTTTTGTCTCTGAAGTCGAAACGGAACATTCAGTGGTCGGGTACAAATTCCCTGCTTGCAGTATGAAACCGTACGTTGTTGCTGATATATCGGGAGAATCCTTCTTCTCCCTGTCCCCGCATACTTAAATAAACGGGGCGGTAAAAAGCATCCAACGTCATATACAGACTGCCGCTTTCCACCGCTTGCATTTTCTTTTCTTCCATAAATTCTATATGATTAGTTGTTTCTTTTCCTTTTTATCCGGAGTAATGGAGGCCACATGCTTTGCCTGCCGTTGACCGTTACCCCGTTTCTGCGCAGGAACTTCCCGTATGGGGCCTGTATCGATTGATTTACCTGTCTTTTGTTCTTTAGAACGTTGATAAGAAGCTGTTTGCATTCTTTCTTTTTTTTCCATCCGGTTGATACTTCCGCCCAACTTAAATTCCCCGTCCGTTATATGAAACTCCGATTGCAGAATATCCCTTGCCATTACCTTCGCTTCCGTCTGCAAGGCCGCATAGCCGAAATCATGTGACGACATTGGCACCGATTGCCGTGCCTTGATGCTGTCACCCAACTTTTCAGCCAAATCTCGGAACTCATACTCATAACTGAACGGATGAAAATAGTCTGTCGTCACATGACCGGCATACCCGTTTTCCGAAATATAAAGCAGAGAGGCCACGTCATAATTACGTGGCGAAATACCCAGATTGAAGTCCTTCGTCAACCGGTCAAAGTTACTGTAATCCGGTCTTAAATCGTATTTGTCCGTGCAGATGGCACCTTCCAGCATTTCTTTTCCTGCCAGTTTCTCAGAAGTAAAGCTGAACTCCGATTTACGCAGTTGCATATCGGCACTGCGCAAATCGCTTTTCGCCAGTTTGTCGATGCAGTTGTCCGCCAGTTCCGCCACTTGTCGGGAAGGTGTCTCTATCTCATACAGTTTCAATGTTTCCGCCCCTTTGGTCATATTGAAAAATCCATCCGCCAGATATTGCAGATAGCTGTTGCGGGCTTTCATACCCTTTTCGTTGTCCGAGAAGAACAATACGCCCTCATCCGTCGCCACGGCATACACTCGCCACTTTTCGCCCGACAGTTTTTCATTGTTCCAGCCTTCCGCCTCGTTATGCCGGATAAACTCTTTATATTGCTTGTCTTTTTGCAGTGCTGTGGATGATGCCCGGCGGCTGAACAGTTTCAACCCCGTTTTCAGCGTATAGGCCGCATCCCTCAAAGGAATCTGCCTTCCCGTCACTGCCTTGTGTCTATGGATAGCCGGAACCAGAGTATGAAAATACCAGTCCGCCAGTTCTCCCCGTCGGGAAGGTATCTTCCCTTTATCTGCGAAATCTGCTTTTAGAATCGTTCAGCCGGGTAGGTAGCCCCGTTTGTCGAAGCTCTTCACCATCTTCCCGATATAATCCTCATACGCTTTCGGTACGGCATCACCCGTGTGTACATCCACCGGGGTATTTTTTTCGTCCAGCGTGATGAACACGCTCCCTGGCCCTCCCGCTGTCCGCCCCGATAAACGGGTTATCCAGCGGGTCGTCCAATCTTTCAGTAATCCCATAATCTTGATTTGTTTACAGAAGTTTTATAGATGCAAAGAAAGCGCTTTGACCGTCAATCTGCAACACAGCGGACACACAAGTCACCTTTTGGCGGCTGTTGGCGTGCAAACTTTACGCCAGCCGTTCGTCCAACATCTTGATATAGCTTTTGCGAATAGAGTCAATAAAAGGAGTGGAAACCGTACAGCGGTCAAACACCTTTCCCCGCTTGGTGTATAAGGCATTTATTTTCAGGTTAAAAGCATCCTCGAATACTCTGATGACATCTACAACAGTAAGTTTCTTCCCTTCCGCGCAGTCCACAACCCCGGCAGCCATCAATGCGGCCACTAATTCTATCAGGTCATTATCCGTACCGTTCCAGCGAAGTGTTGATTTCCGTTTATTACCCTGCCGGTGAATTTCCATTTTCATACTGGTGCCACCTGCATGATAACGGAAATAATCTTTCGTTATTTCTATCTCCGTTTCCAATAATGAAAGAGTCTTGCTGATAAACACATCGTAGAGTACATGTCGTCCTCCTTCCATGACGTTACAAGTCTGTTGCATAAAAAAAAGTTCTATTTTTGTGTAGTTCAACCGTCTTAATAGCTTCATTCTATCCTCATCTTGCGACAGTTCGGCAAGCTGATTTGCGAAATCGTCATAGGCGGCAGGTAAATTTTCCGACATAAGTTCAGAGCCTGTCATGTAATAGGTGAACATATTGAATAGAAGAGTATTTGTCAATGTTCTCATAGCGTTAAAATTTAAAGTTTAAAACTGTCCGGTTTTCACCGTCACTTGTCATAACCATAAAGGACAAGTGATATGCCACAGAAAAGCTAATATATTAATATATTGATAACTAATACATTAAAATTTGTTATCCCCAAAACGTGTCTGCATTTATTATCCCCATCAGACACAATGTGTTCAGAATTATGGACACATTCAGTTTAAACCGTATTTTTTCAGTTTCAAATAAAGCGTACTTCGGGATATGCCCAGCAACCGGGCGGCTGCTTTCCGGTCATTACTTGTAGTTTCCAGTGCTTTCACTATCGCTTCCAATTCCGTACGCTCCATATCCAGCCGGTAATCATCCGATGGTTTTATCTCCACCGGAAGGTTGATGTCTTTAAGTGTAATCCATTCATCCTGCGCCAATACACACGCACGCCTCACCACACTTTTTAACTCACGGATATTGCCCGGCCATGAATAAGCCTTGAAAGCCTTTTTCACGTCCCGGTCAAATTCCTTTATCTCCTTGCCAAGTTCCTCGTTCGCATAGGAAAGAAAGAATCCGGCTAACGGAATAATATCATCTGTACACTCTCTCAATGACGGAACATGAAGCGGAAATTCGTTCAACCGATGGAACAAGTCTTCCCTGAACCGCCCCTCGCTTATAGCCCGTTCTAAATCCTCATTGGTGGCTGTAAGCAGTCGTATGTCCGCTTGTATTTCTTCCTTTCCACCAAGAGGTCTATAACGTTTCTCTTGCAAGGCACGTAATAGTAATACCTGAGTTTCCATGTTCAGATTACCAATTTCATCCAGAAACAATGTCCCATGATTGGCGGCAGTAAACATACCGGTTTTATCTTCAGTTGCTCCCGTAAAAGTACCTTTTTTATGTCCAAACAATTCCGATGCGGCCAGCTCCCGTGGTAATGCCCCGCAATCCACCGCTACAAAAGGAGCGTCCGAACGTCTGCCAAGTGCATGTATCCGTCGCGCCACCCATTCCTTACCTGTGCCCGATGCGCCACGTATCAATACGGATAAGCTGTCTGCGGGAGCTATCAAACGAACCATCTCCTGAAGTTTTACTGCCAATGGACTTTTACAGACATAAAAAGCCTGCTCCGGATTTCTCCTTTTCTCCCTGCGTTCCAACAGTTCACGGATGACATCAAGTACTTTTTCTGTTTGTACGGGTTTGGGAAGATAATTGTCAGCCCCTTTCTTTACAGCTTCGACAGCACCAGGTATATCTCCATATCCTGTCATGATTAGAAAAGGCATACGATATCCATGTACCCTCATCCATTCGAGTAGTTCCACACCATTACAGTCACCAAGGCGGAAATCCGACAAGACCAGATCTACTTCGTGATCGCTTAGAAATTCTTTTGCGGAATTTACTGACAGCACGTAACGGGCATCCATCCCGTTTTTTACCAGCCAGTTGGCGGTAGTACGTGCATATATCCGGTCATCTTCTACTACCAATATGGTTTTCATCCGGTTCATACTTTAATTCTTTCGCTTTTTTTACGGCCTGTTCCACTGCTTCCATCAGTCTTTTAATACGGGCGTCCAATTCCTTACACCATTTTTCAGAGGATAGTGAAGCCATCTCTTCCAGTTCATTCAAGGGTACATTGATACGAATCATTCCCCATAATGGAGCAGCTTTGTGTATGATATGCCTCAATTGCATATAATTTGCCGTTTCCAAAGCGTCCTGCATTTCAGAGAGTTCCTTTTCCGTGTCCTCTATGAACATATCCAACAGTTCCCTCGCATTTTCTTCCCCCTCCACGATAGTTGTAAAATTCGTCCTGTCTATACTTGAAGTAACCGAAACTAATTCTCTTTGCGAGAAAGGCTTATACAGGCAGTCCGCAAAACCTGCATTTCTAAAATACTCTGGATTTTTGTCCGCTTGTGCGGTTACCGCCAATACGGGAAGTGTCTTTGCTTGTCCGAGGTTACTACCCCGGAGCAAGGTCAGTACCCCGTAGCCGTCCATTTCTGACATTCTCATATCCGTCAACACCAGGTCATAACGATTACGGCGTAATGCCGCAATCAGTTCACTTACATTCAGGCAACAATCACATTTCACCCCATGACGTACATACATCTTTTGGATTACTTCAAGTTGTATCCGGTCATCATCTATTGCCAGTACTCTCATTCCTGAAAGAACGCCACATGCCAAAGAAATCTTTGTAGTGCCGGTCTTTCCATTTGTCTCACGCAAAGGCAGACATACCTCGAATGTGCTTCCATGTCCCGGTGTGCTTTGGACATGGATAGTTCCCTTCAGCAATGTCACCAATTTATGTGTTATTGCCAATCCCAGTCCGAAGCCTTCTTCCGCATTTGGCGCTTTACCTCGTTCAAAAGCGGTGAATATCTGTTCCTGGCTTTCCTTATCAATACCTATGCCCGTATCTCTAATGAAGAAGGATAGCTTTCCGACCCGGTATTGTGCGCCTACTTGTACATATCCGGCACTGGTAAACTTTACTGCATTTGAGATCAGATTATTGAGTATTTGCACCAACCGCCCGCAATCCCCCTCAACAAGTATATCAGAATCTATCACTTTTATTACCAAGTCCAACCCTTTCTTTTCCGCTACCGATAAGAATGAGTGGGCAGCATCTTCAATTGTCTGCCCCAAATGAAAGATTTCTTTTTCCGGCTGTTCCTTTTCCGCTTCCAGCCTGTAATAATACAGCAGGTTATTTGCCAACCCAATGACATGGCGCGAGGCATGCAGGATATTCATTGCATACCCTTTGCTCTGTTCCGGACTTTTTTCATCTCGTAATAATTCTGCATATTCGCTGATAGTACCGAGCGGTACACGGAGGTCATGGCTTACTGTCAGTATAAGATTACGGCGTGCGGCCAGCAGTTCACGATTCCGGCAGTCAGACGCTTCCAGTTTCAGCCGGTATTCCTGCCTCTTTCTTATGTCCTGATGGATAAAAAGGTAAAATATCACTATTAGCAGGATGGCGATAGCGGCTATAAACAGAATGATACGAAATGATTGCTCCCTTAATGCAGTAATTTCTTCTATTTCTTTTTCCGCTTGCTTGATAACTACTTGTTCAAACTCACCAATAAGTGTGTTTATTTGTGAGTTCAGTTCTGTGTTACGCCATTGCAAACTGTCGGAGTAAGTGGTCAGCTTATTCCAGTAGTCGGTATATTGTATAGACATTTCTTTTTGCAGGGAATAAAGTTCCCTGGTTATTTGCTGGGATGCGGACGGCTGTTTCGTTTTTTCCTTTTGGTATGCATAGGCCGATTTTTCTTCTTTCTTTTTAAACAAACCAAGGAAACCGCTCCGTTTTTTCTTCTCCTTTTCTGATTTGCCCGGTAGCAATGGAATATGCATTTGTAAAGCGACAGCAGGTATTCTCCGTTGGAACAGACTGTCAGAGCGCAGTAAATCCGAAAGTGTATTCATCACTCCGAGCAACAGTGCCTCTTTTTCTTGTAAGAGCGAAGATATTGTGTCGATTTGTGCATGTTGTATGTCGGATGGATAGTATCGTTTCAGTTCGTTCAAAGTGGTGGTAGCCATTTCACGCTTCATCCGGTATTCATTGAATTTGTCCCTGTCACGTAATAGCAGGAAATCATCAGAAAAGGAGAAGTCAAGCAGTTTTTCAAAAGTTCGGTTCACGGCTTCTCTTTTTTGCCTGATAAGTAAT from Bacteroides sp. MSB163 includes:
- a CDS encoding carboxypeptidase-like regulatory domain-containing protein, with product MKLHRFFINFLSLLLITCGMRADGGDVLERIIRLPGMKGTVYSLLSKVSEQSGYFFVYDSKVVNNDVEIKTKKKNCTVRQAIYEIVGDRTLELKVIGNHILILPPAEKVVRKRKVSEEAPLPTYFTITGLLRDKETGDPIVSASVILQGTSIGNITNKNGEFRLNLPDSLKNGKLSFSHLGYVAQSIEASTLIGRDNVLSLEPKIVPLQEVLIRLVEPKKLLREMVNQRGENYSLNPAYLTTFYREGVQLKNKFQSLTEAVFKVYKSSLPEINVSDQVKLLKMSKIDNRESTDSLVAKIRAGIQACLQLDIMKDLPDFLSVDAEDNPYMYTSGDITFIDDRCVNVVYFEQKRSVRSPLYCGALYIDSENSALVQARIEINPKYIKEATRIFVVRQAPKINLTTQKVVYTISYKPWKGTYYIHHIRGDLYFKMKRKRFFFSNPTLHTWFEMVTCLVDTENVTRFSRAERLPPRTVLADEEFKYDEHFWEDFNVIPLEEELSRIIEKVALKIEKIDHQEE
- a CDS encoding DUF4250 domain-containing protein translates to MELPKDPMMLFSFINTKLRDCYSSLDELCDDMNVNKEMIVGLLQSAGFEYSAEHNKFW
- a CDS encoding DUF4421 domain-containing protein; translation: MLKRLIFCLWILLPFSLFAQNEEESSTAHDSLSTEKHQEAFMKAIKKFLNFNDFDTTYISPNRYNYALMLDHFTNYEYYSVGTAAPEPQRLRFTPNPRNKIGAYFGWRWIFLGWSVDTDGLLGKKSGKNRGTEFDLSLYSSKLGVDIFYRRTGNDYKIHKVTGFSDRVPSNYSEDFNGLKVNMKGFNLYYIFNNRHFSYPAAFSQSTNQRRNAGTLIAGLSVSTHNLKFDYTKLPEIIQETMNPGMKVRHIKYTNISLNFGYAYNWVFARNCLACLSLSPAVAYKTSRIEKDTEEPSDWYKNFNIDFILRAGVVYNNSKYFVGTSFLGRTYDYYRDNFSLNNGFGTLQIYAGFNFYLKKEHRKKK
- a CDS encoding site-specific integrase — encoded protein: MRSTFKVLFYTKNQSVKNGKAPVMGRITINGTQAGFSCKKEVSLTLWDAKANRAKGKSEEARTLNQELDNIRAQITKHYQYICDHDSFVTAKKVYNRYVGFGEDYHTLMALFKEQLESYKEKIGKGKAESTYRGLVADYKSLLLFMKTQKDIEDIAIDELEKPFIEDYYTWMLGTAGNANATAFSRVNTLKWLLYIAQERGWIRVHPFVSFECVPEYKRRSFLSEEELQRIIHVELKYKRQRAMRDMFLFMCFTGLAYADLKAITYDNIHTDSDGGTWLMGNRIKTGVAYVVKLLPIAIELIEKYRGVDEKKDSPDCVFPVGEYNTMFLSLKIIGKKCDCRTEVTPHIGRHTFAVLAILKGMPLETLQKVLGHNSILSTQIYAELINPKVGEDTDKLCERIGHIYKLAM
- a CDS encoding helix-turn-helix domain-containing protein, whose amino-acid sequence is MAEIITKDSEEFKDLTGWIRRTGKAVEDATARIRPTIADEHYLTGDDVCAMLHISRRTLQTLRDEKAVPYTTIGGKLLYPESGLYEVLRKNYRDFRRFRK
- a CDS encoding helix-turn-helix domain-containing protein, translated to MDAQDVCLALGISKRCLQNYRDNGLIPYSNVGGKFFYREVDIQEILESGLTRRK
- a CDS encoding DUF6047 family protein, whose amino-acid sequence is MWKEIKSSPVAVADMLDDLEHGNKFYTGVETDKGVLLFSRDYKGNHQYGAFMEANIERRFFEPDFEGKSLTVYELRGWPSLMAGKINRCYDNYDSLLPMEKIPADAFLDKSALKSVTDKEEYDLSPTWENYARLTDNEKGLGLARSMDNYDRMTLLYIMDKGYPRDGLIDEYPDNFSFHEKFERIENKLLSRDRWDVYDEMQEKAKKLAGKLLYEHFPDTRQKEDAISKMKVEKEIPKKSKGRKM
- a CDS encoding DUF6047 family protein, giving the protein MFRFDFRDKSLIPPILGTDNANYLERLTPVLERERIHPSGVVRLRDAAFCEERGIVQLSSSAEHTVLLENDDYKRLGHRFGMNGDVIRNGLAVFPTCTAVEYGQKVLLLGKTDKGDKALEEFLNDLTGYFFDGKRKPEELRFHEVAPLDAEFRAEIGDCKTASPDILRYGICTKRCDMAPTLRNFNRLRNLQLMRAPLSKEQERIVSLLVTRPDNARFPETEVKTRIPFKKKGQGINI